Proteins encoded within one genomic window of uncultured Draconibacterium sp.:
- a CDS encoding adenosine kinase — MTKQNIPAVLGMGNALVDVISVLENDSLLEQFGLPRGSMTLVDADQSKTIYDATYSEKSELATGGSVANSIRALANLGGNAGYMGKIGRDELGDLFRNDFEKRGVKTHLFHSENATGRVMGLVSPDSERTMATYLGAAAEMLPDEVTEDLFIGYEYVYIEGYLVFNHDLIKACAVAAKKAGVKIAVDLSSFNVVEANLDFLKELIRDYVDIVFANEEEAKSYTGLDPEAALHEIAQGDKIAVVKVGKDGSMIKQGDAVARVGVIPANALDTTGAGDAYAAGFFYGLTNGYDLEKCGKIAALVSGKVVEVMGPNLADEQWPAVKDEIEKIVG; from the coding sequence ATGACAAAACAAAATATTCCTGCTGTGCTGGGCATGGGCAACGCTTTGGTTGATGTGATTTCGGTTTTGGAGAACGATTCATTGCTTGAACAGTTTGGGTTACCGCGCGGCAGTATGACACTGGTTGATGCCGATCAGTCGAAAACGATTTACGATGCTACTTATTCTGAAAAGAGCGAGCTGGCTACCGGAGGATCGGTTGCCAATTCGATTCGTGCTTTAGCCAACCTTGGCGGAAATGCCGGATATATGGGGAAAATTGGTCGCGATGAATTGGGTGATCTTTTTCGTAACGACTTTGAAAAACGCGGCGTAAAAACGCACTTGTTTCACAGTGAAAATGCTACCGGAAGAGTGATGGGATTGGTAAGTCCTGATTCGGAACGTACGATGGCAACTTACCTTGGCGCTGCTGCCGAAATGCTTCCCGATGAAGTAACAGAAGACCTGTTTATCGGTTACGAATATGTATACATTGAAGGTTACTTGGTTTTTAATCACGACCTGATTAAAGCCTGTGCCGTAGCTGCCAAAAAGGCGGGTGTAAAAATCGCTGTCGACCTGTCGAGTTTTAACGTGGTGGAAGCCAATCTCGATTTTCTGAAAGAGCTGATCCGTGATTATGTAGATATTGTTTTTGCCAACGAAGAAGAAGCTAAATCGTACACCGGCTTGGATCCGGAAGCGGCGCTACACGAAATTGCACAAGGTGATAAAATTGCCGTTGTAAAAGTGGGTAAAGACGGTTCGATGATAAAACAAGGTGATGCCGTTGCTCGTGTTGGAGTAATTCCTGCCAATGCACTGGATACCACCGGAGCAGGCGATGCGTACGCAGCCGGATTCTTTTATGGCCTTACAAATGGCTACGACCTGGAAAAATGTGGCAAGATTGCTGCACTTGTTTCAGGAAAAGTAGTGGAAGTAATGGGGCCGAACCTTGCCGATGAACAATGGCCGGCTGTTAAAGATGAGATTGAAAAGATTGTAGGCTAA
- a CDS encoding glycoside hydrolase family 3 C-terminal domain-containing protein produces the protein MNYKITIVMLFAVMLGACTQKSPEKETFTSSLLQYDEQIDGIISQMTLEEKVNMLHGKYMFVSAGVERLGIADMVYADGPFGIREEMEPKGWNPLGWETDKATFFPTGSALAATWSPELAYAYGTGMAKEARLRGKDVILGPAINIQRIPTGGRTYEYMSEDPFLSSQLAVQYTKGAQDNGAAACLKHYALNNQEDNRGTVNVIVGERAMREIYLPPFKAAVQEADAYSVMSAYNKVNGWWCAENDVLLNQILRDEWGFGGFVVSDWSGTHSTVESVKHGLNVEMPDSKYLGEALLDSVKAGAVSEEVIDQRVREILRVRLAIDPVPTEEANQVVTSQPESQQIAYDVACKSVVLLKNEGILPLDLSKKPLIAVIGENAVREMGSGGIGAGVKTLYEVTPLEGLKNKIGDKAEIQYAQGYVPVELDYEAIFGNKPQEKIDREEKEKAILNKKLNKEAVELAAKADIVLFIGGDNRAVETEANDRENIFLPSGQDDLIKQISEVNENIVTVLVSGAPNDLNTVKPLSKALLQSWFNGTEGGNALADILVGNISPSGRLPFTLPIKLEDSPAYALGNYPQGAKKGDIFVDLVDEKESEAHAADGNQTDDPNTAYYSEESLVGYRWFDTKNKPVMYPFGYGLSYTEFAYADLNTTQETYGADETISLSFNLSNTGEMAAEEVVQVYVHRINPSVEWPFKELKAFTRVALDPGKSQTVTLEIPVEKLQYWNEELHAWNDDLCNIELLVGASSGDIRLKKQISLK, from the coding sequence ATGAACTACAAAATCACAATCGTAATGCTTTTTGCAGTAATGCTTGGGGCATGTACACAGAAATCACCTGAAAAAGAAACTTTCACCTCATCGTTGTTGCAGTACGACGAACAAATCGATGGTATCATTTCGCAAATGACACTGGAAGAAAAAGTAAACATGCTACACGGAAAGTACATGTTTGTATCGGCCGGTGTTGAGCGCCTTGGTATTGCCGACATGGTTTATGCCGACGGACCGTTTGGAATTCGTGAAGAAATGGAACCAAAAGGCTGGAATCCACTTGGCTGGGAAACCGACAAAGCCACTTTCTTCCCTACCGGATCGGCACTGGCAGCAACCTGGAGTCCGGAATTGGCTTATGCTTACGGAACAGGAATGGCCAAAGAAGCCCGGTTGCGCGGAAAAGATGTAATTCTTGGGCCGGCCATTAACATCCAGCGAATTCCAACCGGCGGGCGTACGTACGAGTACATGAGCGAGGATCCTTTTCTGAGCTCGCAACTGGCGGTGCAATACACCAAAGGTGCGCAGGACAATGGTGCTGCGGCGTGTTTAAAACACTATGCACTTAACAACCAGGAAGACAACCGCGGAACAGTAAACGTGATTGTTGGCGAACGTGCCATGCGCGAGATTTACCTGCCACCTTTTAAAGCTGCTGTTCAGGAGGCTGATGCTTACAGTGTTATGTCGGCTTACAACAAAGTTAACGGCTGGTGGTGCGCCGAAAACGACGTACTGTTGAACCAGATCCTTCGTGATGAATGGGGATTTGGTGGTTTTGTAGTGTCGGACTGGAGCGGTACACACTCAACTGTTGAGTCGGTAAAACACGGATTGAACGTTGAAATGCCCGACAGCAAATATTTAGGAGAGGCGCTACTTGACTCTGTAAAAGCCGGTGCAGTTTCGGAAGAAGTGATCGACCAGCGTGTGCGCGAAATTCTTCGTGTGCGTTTGGCTATCGATCCGGTTCCAACAGAAGAGGCCAACCAGGTTGTAACTTCTCAACCCGAAAGCCAGCAAATTGCTTACGATGTTGCTTGTAAATCGGTAGTGTTGTTGAAAAACGAAGGTATTCTTCCACTCGATCTTAGCAAAAAACCACTGATCGCTGTAATTGGCGAAAATGCGGTACGCGAAATGGGAAGCGGCGGTATTGGTGCAGGCGTAAAAACGCTGTACGAGGTTACGCCACTTGAAGGATTGAAAAACAAAATTGGCGACAAAGCCGAAATTCAATATGCGCAGGGTTATGTTCCGGTAGAGTTGGATTACGAAGCCATTTTTGGAAACAAACCTCAGGAAAAGATCGACCGTGAGGAAAAGGAAAAAGCGATCCTGAATAAAAAACTGAATAAGGAAGCTGTTGAGCTGGCGGCCAAAGCCGATATCGTTCTGTTTATTGGTGGCGATAACCGTGCCGTGGAAACCGAAGCCAACGACCGCGAAAACATCTTCCTGCCATCGGGGCAGGATGATTTGATAAAACAAATTAGTGAGGTAAACGAAAATATTGTAACGGTGCTGGTTAGTGGCGCGCCCAACGATTTAAACACAGTAAAACCACTGTCGAAAGCCTTGTTGCAATCGTGGTTTAACGGGACCGAAGGCGGAAATGCACTGGCCGACATCCTTGTTGGAAACATTTCGCCAAGCGGACGTTTGCCGTTTACTCTGCCCATTAAGCTGGAAGATTCGCCGGCTTACGCGCTGGGTAATTATCCGCAGGGTGCCAAAAAAGGCGACATCTTTGTTGACCTTGTTGACGAGAAAGAATCGGAAGCACATGCTGCCGACGGCAACCAGACGGACGACCCAAACACGGCTTACTACTCGGAAGAATCGCTGGTGGGGTACCGCTGGTTCGACACCAAAAACAAGCCGGTAATGTATCCGTTTGGTTACGGTTTATCGTACACCGAGTTTGCTTATGCCGATTTGAATACGACGCAGGAAACTTACGGAGCAGACGAAACCATTTCGCTATCGTTTAACCTGAGCAATACCGGAGAAATGGCTGCCGAAGAAGTGGTTCAGGTTTATGTACACCGCATTAATCCATCGGTTGAATGGCCGTTTAAAGAGCTAAAAGCTTTTACACGCGTAGCACTTGATCCGGGCAAAAGCCAGACGGTAACCCTTGAAATTCCGGTAGAAAAACTGCAATACTGGAATGAAGAACTACACGCCTGGAACGACGACCTGTGCAATATTGAATTGCTGGTTGGTGCCTCATCAGGCGATATCCGTTTGAAGAAACAAATTTCATTGAAATAA
- a CDS encoding NAD(P)/FAD-dependent oxidoreductase, with translation MKNTKKIVIVGGGFAGLELVKQLGNSNNYKVVLVDSNNYNFFPPLIYQVSTGFMEPSAISYPFRKILRKFKNAGFRLGTLEKVVPEENKIILSNGELEYDILVMGTGTETNFFGNKNIERDSLPMKTISDSLSLRNVILTRLDRATRIQDEVERRKHLTFVIAGAGPTGVELSGILAEMRSSIIIKDYPELKKSDLGEISLIDGQDSVLAPMSKQAQQYTAKKLSELGVKLIMNTMVKDFRNEMVYLSNGKEIPSKNLIWAAGVSAKTFPGFSEDCFGAGKRLKTNQFNQVHSYNNIYALGDCALVIGDKNYPNGHPQLAQPALQQAKNLAKNLMRKDSDWKPFHYTDKGSLAIIGRNKAVLDFPGQRYSVKGFSAWLIWIFVHIMGLVNFKNKARTLYNWLGYYIYKDQYFRMIIKPTERENR, from the coding sequence ATGAAAAACACCAAAAAGATTGTTATTGTGGGAGGAGGTTTTGCAGGTTTGGAACTTGTGAAACAATTGGGGAATTCAAACAACTACAAGGTTGTTTTGGTGGACAGTAACAACTATAATTTTTTTCCGCCATTAATTTACCAGGTATCCACCGGTTTTATGGAACCGTCGGCTATAAGTTACCCGTTTCGTAAAATTCTGCGAAAATTTAAAAACGCCGGATTTCGACTGGGAACTCTTGAAAAAGTTGTGCCCGAAGAAAATAAGATTATATTGAGCAACGGCGAACTGGAATACGATATTTTAGTAATGGGAACCGGCACCGAAACCAACTTCTTTGGAAACAAAAACATCGAAAGAGATAGTTTACCAATGAAAACGATAAGCGATTCATTGTCGCTGCGAAATGTTATTCTAACCCGGCTCGATCGCGCCACAAGAATACAGGATGAAGTAGAGCGGAGAAAACACCTCACTTTTGTTATTGCCGGTGCCGGGCCTACCGGAGTTGAGCTTTCGGGCATTTTGGCAGAAATGAGAAGTTCAATAATTATAAAAGATTATCCTGAATTAAAGAAATCAGATCTTGGTGAAATAAGCCTGATCGATGGTCAGGATTCCGTTTTAGCCCCCATGTCGAAACAAGCCCAGCAGTACACGGCTAAAAAATTATCGGAACTGGGTGTAAAATTGATCATGAATACCATGGTGAAAGACTTTCGCAACGAAATGGTGTATTTGTCGAATGGAAAGGAAATTCCATCGAAAAACCTGATCTGGGCAGCCGGAGTTTCGGCAAAAACATTTCCGGGATTCTCTGAAGATTGTTTTGGAGCCGGTAAACGGTTAAAAACGAATCAATTTAATCAGGTCCACTCGTACAACAATATTTATGCTTTAGGCGACTGCGCCCTAGTTATTGGCGATAAAAATTACCCCAACGGACACCCGCAACTGGCACAACCCGCCTTGCAACAGGCAAAAAATCTGGCCAAAAACTTAATGCGAAAAGACAGTGACTGGAAGCCGTTTCATTACACCGACAAAGGTTCGCTGGCAATAATCGGGAGAAACAAAGCAGTGCTCGATTTCCCGGGGCAGAGATACTCTGTAAAAGGTTTTAGCGCCTGGCTTATCTGGATTTTTGTGCACATTATGGGACTGGTAAACTTTAAAAACAAAGCACGAACCTTGTACAACTGGCTGGGGTATTACATTTACAAAGACCAATATTTCAGGATGATTATTAAACCAACGGAAAGAGAGAACAGATAA